The Aphis gossypii isolate Hap1 chromosome 3, ASM2018417v2, whole genome shotgun sequence genome includes a region encoding these proteins:
- the LOC114131448 gene encoding microtubule-associated protein futsch-like isoform X50, with the protein MGNPSDHVETPLTGGYLLIVLAEPRTAEHKLAILKKLTKGLSCWNYEESGVEIVTELNAIVNQNIEGEEGKNGEQLFQYVSDNLVAEILINPQHSTLVQCVRNLLASFTKYRCIIHAGYSFTENGSWIVQDGSFSVIDFLDAYKTAEAQRTIRLHENHIRIDLHCSADADWNQVSRLKGTRFLLNPPEKIVDNESIESTVRWLCDKIEVVELDILLEGSQVVGNIRFSRPTLYVFPAGQGDSALFGINGFNMLIDGGAGRNSCFWGFARHLDRLDAVLLTRLNSSNLEGVASFLKRKTMSSLYPQIGHFFCNFKTRKQISSPNTDAKQDVLSISLIDTAQSIITDLKQLQLRPHLCYRNINLEPINLYHKVGHGKLDMYVLNPSKDSKEVKDFLTKWNEGDQKLFNPTKDLQFPLPNIISVCTLLVWQPANPNTTITRIFFPGSSPQNKIFESLERVRHLEFLKHPSCSIKSMSSSTSVTIKSQTTKKTVLEKMIPGETKAVKTMENLEVSTSASNAVIQTAIIPTVPKEGTPKPKFPVEAEKSKPNLKTVTKETVNSKTKIEHKYSSISAKVNSNKVIQKSTTIKKTLKLSSKSPPTDKSTPTTPIENQEKTPKPIKQVIKPKSTIKSPSSTPTKSKKEEANRKVLVSSRTNSGLKRTQITKKEIKPAKPINEIETEGISSKKDSNIIYKSSLISGDKDKSGEEEDILIVEKVAITPEKLLTPDGKKIIANELDGILTTAKDIVIKEKCVEKLSDSGATTAPTMPEDEKINDSKKEIEVNESDQKSEEFKKAKDALKTPDEVADLPFHEEADEHKTKVTEKVIETEIESQEIVQVENAEYVLVSLDSSPEALKRQVLDNVNLLDTELDEESEKEDEYVEKKESKLIEHLLESSKDLCEITDKIDELKKQNEHEINNHLIHENLQNYSHGNTETINVCAELINQEKQIEIQEKAKSRGSLSDETLQTMVNETITTATNVINRSGSTTEEQERVSEHIRATHESKVSTKPDSIDNEQVQSSLNDTNTSSSKITSRSGSISIDKKANTTEKTTDKQDSKASSNAGSVCEEPVKSPVNETVTSSSKVASRSGSITDDQAKTTEISEDKKDSKASSKEASVCDEPVKSPVNETITSSSKVASRSASITNEQEKTTGNVNDNQDSKASSRAGSVCDEHVKSPVHETFTSSSKVASRSGSIITEEQEKTTDKQDSKASSKAGSVCDEPVKSPVHETILTANKVPSRSGSITTDEQEKTLDKLESKTSSKSGSVCDEPVKSPVHETILTANKVPSRSGSITTDEQEKTLDKLESKASSKSSSVCDEPVKSPIRETITSSSKVASRSGSITNEQEKTTENVNDNQDSKVSSRAGSVCDKHVKSPVYETITSSSKVASRSGSITTDEQEITTDIMDSKASSKAGSVCDELVESLLCEATASDKIKTMISSSISHEPLHDNQYSKVSRKASSICEEPLKSSELEINTDVTKLKSRPSSINQDQDIVYNSLTDKQEFNASSNETSSINYREPIKIDCFEKNTNERVISSRPNSEEELLDSVPSINKYSTLENTISDISFKEQEIVSTSLINKSNSICQDTESTPTLAMDKYDIETSSRKDSFCQDKNESITISSSSTSSICQEINTQSSKLSSRKSSIIDDLIDKPSKLQIGEKSSSLQESNIYDHSIDDNSKIFNKSGSLCDEMLNMSFNKVTENVISNKTCERIVSPTLIAENTECKIDNKEGSVGEESMKSSNNETGNKGNLISSTLNSIPQKTEEEKNQSSKSSSIFDETQKLQIENNKIILSPFEIIETNVIEKKVEESKSLGRIGSLCEEIAKFLTDDDKKMSTNNTYESSCGINESTLKNNNEVLKVETEPLLQFEKNTYALNKIEKPLQLDDEVKVSEKHDNINEKNTDHSLPAENITVSNIKSSDISTILIEENNKTGIMNVAQMVGKNINDESFTKHTAITDNESKNLKTVNPISSITSEECISKLSNVLIEDIVKSSNEKNIMNNSSLTDICVNQPLGVTLNSEDLGVTKDIVMQLKRDVHEALHQCSSDDERPYTPQSESSMSRSAMNIDEDDDDNEDNKIETDDDMAGSPMSTGPSPIQMQLDNRQVEINIDFNKAIQEHRITRGEDLTTTEANGNHVTEIKTTEHDNINQNQSTSSDTVQSWGKPLGLPPVQSINNNGFDPIREWGKPFGLPSPTQPVLELGETQNMSSKITPKKLKKIMDNKPIINVMDKDSQNRIRRSESPSKLRSRSSSRMSRINPVYLDLIYVPHHGNSKYVSADFFKRVRARNYVFSGTDPSKEVLNALIEGKQAWEDQDLEVTIIPTYDTDTLGQWVAENEELLTKLKIDLSPSASRCTIKLQDHNTSCSAYRLEF; encoded by the exons GGCTTTCGTGTTGGAATTATGAAGAGAGTGGCGTTGAAATAGTAACTGAACTTAATGCTATTGTTAATCAAAACATCGAAGGCGAAGAAGGCAAAAAtg gtgaACAACTTTTTCAATATGTAAGTGATAATTTAGTGGCAGAAATTCTTATTAACCCTCAACACAGTACATTAGTGCAATGCGTAAGAAACTTATTAGCAAGTTTTACAAAGTATAGATGCATTATTCATGCAGGATATTCGTTCACAGAAAATGGATCGTGGATCGTCCag gatGGTTCATTTTCGGTCATTGACTTCTTAGATGCATATAAAACGGCTGAAGCTCAGCGCACAATTAGACTCCATGAAAACCATATTCGTATTGATCTTCATTGTTCTGCAGACGCTGATTGGAATCAAGTTAGTCGACTTAAAGGCACGCGTTTTTTGTTAAATCCGCCGGAAAAAATAGTTGACAATGAGTCAATAGAATCAACTGTAAGGTGGCTTTGTGATAAAATTGAAGTGGTTGAACTTGATATACTACTTGAAGGGTCACAAGTTGTGGGAAATATCAGATTTAGTAGACCTACACTTTATGTATTTCCTGCTGGACAAGGCGATTCCGCATTATTTGGCATCAATGGATTCAACATGTTAATCGATGGAGGAGCGGGAAGAAATTCTTGTTTTTGGGGTTTTGCAAGACACTTGGATCGATTAGATGCAGTACTATTAACAAGACTCAACAGTAGTAATTTAGAAGGAGTTGCATCctttttaaaacgaaaaaccATGTCATCATTGTATCCACAAAtaggacattttttttgtaacttcaAG acaagaaaacaaatatcatCTCCTAACACTGATGCTAAACAAGATGTTCTTTCAATTAGCTTAATAGATACAGCACAAAGCATAATAACTGATCTTAAACAATTGCAACTTCGTCCGCATTTATGTTATCGAAACATAAATTTAGAACCCatcaatttatatcataaagttGGACATGGAAAACTcgatatgtatgtattaaatccTTCTAAAGACAGTAAAGAGGTAAAAGACTTTTTGACAAAATGGAATGAAGgtgatcaaaaattatttaatcctACTAAAGATTTGCAGTTTCCATTGCCTAACATTATATCTGTTTGTACACTGCTAGTATGGCAACCAGCAAATCCAAATACTACCATcactagaattttttttcccgGAAGTAGtcctcaaaataaaatatttgaatcttTAGAAAGAGTCAGACatcttgaatttttaaagCATCCTTCATGCTCTATTAAATCAATGAGTTCATCTACATcagtaacaataaaatcacAAACAACAAAGAAGACAGTTCTTGAAAAAATGATTCCTGGTGAAACTAAAGCCGTTAAAACTATGGAAAATTTAGAAGTATCAACATCAGCCTCAAATGCTGTTATACAAACAGCTATAATACCAACAGTACCCAAAGAAGGAACTCCAAAACCAAAATTCCCAGTTGAGGcagaaaaatcaaaaccaaATTTAAAGACAGTTACGAAAGAAACAGttaactcaaaaacaaaaattgaacatAAATATAGTTCAATTAGTGCAAAAGTAAATTCTAACAAGGTTATACAAAAAAgtacaactattaaaaaaacattaaaattatcatctaAATCTCCTCCTACTGATAAATCAACACCAACTACTCCAATtgaaaatcaagaaaaaacgCCTAAACCAATTAAACAAGTTATCAAACcaaaatcaacaataaaatctCCTTCAAGTACTCctactaaaagtaaaaaagagGAAGCTAATCGTAAAGTTTTGGTTTCTTCAAGAACGAATTCTGGTTTAAAGCGAActcaaataactaaaaaagaaataaagcCAGCCAAACcaataaatgaaattgaaacagAAGGTATTTCTTCGAAAAAAgactcaaatattatttataaatctagtTTGATAAGTGGTGATAAAGATAAAAGTGGCGAAGaagaagatattttaattgtggAAAAAGTAGCGATTACACCAGAAAAACTATTGACTCCAGAtgggaaaaaaatcattgccAATGAATTGGATGGGATTTTAACAACTGCCAAGGATAtagtaattaaagaaaaatgcgTAGAAAAATTGTCAGATTCTGGAGCCACTACAGCGCCCACTATGCCAgaagatgaaaaaataaatgactcaaaaaaagaaatcgaAGTTAACGAATCAGACCAAAAATccgaagaatttaaaaaagcaaaagatGCATTAAAAACACCAGATGAAGTTGCTGATTTACCATTTCACGAAGAAGCAGatgaacataaaacaaaagttaCAGAAAAAGTAATTGAAACAGAAATTGAATCACAAGAAATTGTTCAAGTAGAAAATGCCGAATATGTACTGGTATCATTAGATTCATCTCCAGAAGCATTAAAACGACAAGTATTGGATAACGTTAATTTGTTGGATACAGAACTTGACGAAGAATCTGAAAAAGAAGATGAATacgtagaaaaaaaagaaagtaaattaatagaaCATCTACTTGAATCATCCAAGGATTTGTGTGAAATAACAGACAAAATTGatgagttaaaaaaacaaaacgaacATGAGATTAACAATCACCTAATAcatgaaaatttacaaaactataGTCACGGTAATACTGAAACTATAAATGTATGCGCAGAATTGATaaatcaagaaaaacaaatagaaaTTCAAGAAAAAGCGAAATCTAGAGGTTCACTTTCTGATGAGACATTACAAACTATGGTTAATGAAACTATTACGACAGCtactaatgttataaatagatCAGGATCAACTACTGAAGAACAAGAGAGAGTATCAGAACACATCAGGGCAACCCATGAGTCTAAGGTATCTACTAAACCAGATTCAATTGATAATGAACAAGTTCAATCTTCACTTAATGACACAAATACATCATCTAGTAAAATTACAAGTAGATCCGGTTCTATTTCAATAGACAAAAAAGCAAATACTACGGAAAAAACCACCGATAAACAGGACTCCAAAGCATCAAGTAATGCAGGATCGGTTTGTGAGGAGCCAGTGAAATCCCCGGTTAACGAAACAGTTACATCTTCTTCTAAAGTTGCAAGTAGATCCGGATCTATCACTGATGACCAAGCAAAAACTACAGAAATATCCGAAGATAAAAAAGATTCAAAAGCATCAAGTAAGGAAGCTTCAGTTTGTGATGAACCAGTGAAATCTCCGGTTAATGAAACAATTACGTCTTCTTCTAAAGTTGCAAGTAGATCCGCTTCTATTACAAACGAACAAGAAAAAACTACAGGAAACGTGAATGATAACCAAGATTCAAAGGCGTCTAGTAGGGCAGGCTCAGTTTGTGATGAACACGTTAAATCTCCAGTTCATGAAACATTTACATCGTCTTCTAAAGTTGCTAGTAGATCCGGTTCTATTATAACAGAAGAACAGGAAAAAACCACCGATAAACAGGATTCCAAAGCATCAAGTAAAGCAGGTTCAGTTTGTGATGAACCAGTGAAATCTCCAGTTCATGAAACAATTTTGACAGCCAATAAAGTTCCAAGCAGATCAGGTTCTATTACAACAGATGAACAAGAAAAAACCCTCGATAAACTGGAATCCAAAACATCAAGTAAGTCAG GTTCAGTTTGTGATGAACCAGTGAAATCTCCAGTTCATGAAACAATTTTGACAGCCAATAAAGTTCCAAGCAGATCAG GTTCTATTACAACAGATGAACAAGAAAAAACCCTCGATAAACTGGAATCCAAAGCATCAAGTAAGTCAAGTTCAGTTTGTGATGAACCTGTGAAATCTCCGATTCGTGAAACAATTACGTCTTCTTCTAAAGTTGCAAGTAGATCCGGTTCTATTACAAACGAACAAGAAAAAACTACTGAAAACGTAAATGATAACCAAGATTCAAAGGTGTCTAGTAGGGCGGGCTCAGTTTGTGATAAACACGTTAAATCTCCAGTTTATGAAACAATTACGTCTTCTTCTAAAGTTGCTAGTAGATCCGGTTCTATTACAACAGATGAACAGGAAATAACCACCGATATAATGGATTCCAAAGCATCAAGTAAAGCAGGTTCAGTTTGTGATGAATTAGTGGAATCTCTATTATGTGAAGCCACGGCATCAGACAAGATCAAAACAATGATATCCAGTTCTATATCTCATGAACCACTACATGATAATCAATACTCAAAGGTTTCAAGAAAAGCCAGTTCCATATGTGAAGAACCATTAAAATCGTCGGAACTAGAAATAAATACTGATGTGacgaaattaaaaagtagACCGAGTTCAATTAACCAAGACCaagatattgtttataattctcTTACAGACAAACAAGAATTTAATGCATCTAGTAATGAAACTAGCTCAATTAATTATAGGGaaccaataaaaatagattgttttgaaaaaaataccaatgAAAGGGTTATTTCTAGTAGACCCAATTCAGAAGAAGAATTACTTGATTCTGTacctagtattaataaatactccACTTTAGAAAATACTATATCTGACATATCTTTTAAAGAACAAGAAATAGTTTCtacatcattaataaataagagtAATTCAATTTGCCAAGATACAGAGAGTACACCAACATTAGCAATGGACAAATATGATATTGAAACAAGTAGTAGAAAAGATTCGTTTTGTCAGGATAAGAATGAATCCATAACAATTTCGTCAAGTAGTACTAGTTCAATTTGTCAAGAAATTAATACTCAATCTTCAAAACTTTCTAGTAGGAAAAGTTCTATTATCGatgatttaattgataaaccttcaaaattacaaattggGGAAAAGAGCTCTAGTCTTCaagaatcaaatatttatgaccATAGCATTGAtgataattctaaaatattcaacaaatcTGGATCCTTGTGTGATGAAATGCTAAATATGTCGTTTAATAAAGTAACAGAAAATgtcatttcaaataaaacatgtGAACGAATAGTTTCTCCAACACTTATCGCTGAAAATACAGAATGTAAAATAGACAATAAAGAGGGATCTGTGGGCGAAGAATCAATGAAATCTTCTAATAATGAAACTGGCAATAAaggaaatttaatttcaagtaCTCTAAATTCAATTCCTCAAAAAacagaagaagaaaaaaatcaatcatcaAAATCAAGTTCTATATTTGATGAAACACAAAAGttacaaattgaaaataataaaatcattttgtcACCTTTCGAAATAATCGAAACcaatgttattgaaaaaaaagtggaAGAATCAAAATCTTTAGGCAGAATAGGATCTTTGTGTGAAGAAATTGCTAAATTTTTAACAGatgacgataaaaaaatgtctacgAATAATACATATGAATCGTCATGCGGTATAAACGAatctactttaaaaaataacaatgaagTATTAAAAGTTGAAACTGAACCATTATtacagtttgaaaaaaatacttatgctTTGAACAAGATTGAAAAACCTTTACAACTCGACGATGAAGTCAAAGTTAGTGAAAAACATGATAACATAAATGAGAAAAATACAGATCATAGTCTTCCTGCTGAAAATATCACTGTTTCTAATATTAAGTCCTCAGATATTTCTACAATATTgattgaagaaaataataagactGGTATAATGAATGTTGCTCAAATGGTAgggaaaaatattaacgaCGAATCTTTTACCAAACATACCGCTATAACTGACAATGAatccaaaaatttaaaaacggtCAATCCAATTTCTAGTATTACTTCAGAAGAatgtattagtaaattatcaaatgttttaattgaagATATAGTGAAATCATCTAATGAGAAAAATATCATGAATAATTCATCATTAACAGACATTTGTGTAAACCAACCATTAGGTGTTACTCTAAATAGTGAAGACTTGGGTGTTACTAAAGATATAGTAATGCAATTAAAAAGAGATGTACACGAAGCATTACATCAATGTAGTAGTGATGACGAGCGGCCATATACTCCTCAAAGCGAATCTAGCATGTCTAGATCGGCAATGAATATTGATGAAGACGATGATGATAACGAagacaataaaattgaaaccGATGATGATATGGCTGGATCTCCTATGTCAACTGGACCATCACCAATCCAAATGCAACTCGATAATCGACAAGTAGAAATTAATATCGATTTTAATAAAGCCATTCAGGAACATAGGATTACTAGAGGAGAAGATTTGACAACTACTGAAGCAAATGGTAACCATGTTACAGAAATTAAAACAACtgaacatgataatattaatcaaaaccaAAGCACTTCATCCGATACGGTTCAGAGTTGGGGTAAACCACTAGGTCTACCGCCAGTACAAAGCATTAATAATAACGGTTTTGATCCAATACGTGAATGGGGAAAACCATTTGGTCTTCCTTCTCCAACACAGCCGGTCCTTGAACTCGGAGAAACTCAAAATATGAGTAGTAAGATTACACccaaaaagttgaaaaaaattatggacAACAAACCAATAATTAATGTCATGG atAAAGACTCGCAAAATCGAATTCGACGATCGGAGTCGCCGAGCAAACTTAGGAGTCGATCATCAAGTCGGATGTCGAGAATTAATCCTGTTTATCTGGATCTTATTTATGTGCCACATCAtggaaattcaaaatatgtatctgCTGACTTCTTTAAGCGCGTACGAGCTAGAAATTACGTTTTTAGCGGTACTGACCCTAGTAAAGAAGTCTTAAATGCCTTAATCGAAGGTAAACAGGCTTGGGAGGATCAAGATTTAG aaGTCACCATAATACCAACTTATGATACTGATACGCTGGGTCAATGGGTGGCAGAAAATGAAGAGCTGCTGACCAAGTTGAAGATTGATTTAAGTCCCAGCGCTAGTCGATGCACGATAAAATTACAAGATCATAATACCAGCTGCTCCGCATATAGactagaattttaa